The genome window ATGTCAGTGGCCGGGAGGCTGCACAGCAGACGGCTTCCCGGCGTCCGTATCATGGTGGCGAGCGCTTGACCGAGGCCTTCGCATCTTATTGCCGGAACAGTGTATAGAGATTCCACATCGGCAGGACGACCGCCAGAGCCAGCAGGAGGACGCCGCCGGCCAGCACGAAGATGAGGATTGGCTGGACGCGATCGGTCAGACGACGAACGTCGTAGTCGATCTCCTGTTCGTAATGTCGGGCGACCTCCGCCATCATGCGTTCGATCTCGCCTGACTCAAACCCAATCCCGATCATCTGGTAAACGAGTGAAGGCATCACGGCATCGGGCGCCGCCGCCGCGGCCGGTTCCCCGACCGTCAACCGCTGGCGCATCGCGACGACGTCATCGGCGGCAATCTCGTTCCCGATCCCGGCCGCAACGGTGTCGAGAGCCGTCGTGACCGGCACGCCGGCGGAGTACAGAACTCCGAACAGCCGGGCAAAACGACTGACAGCCACTTTCAGGAACAATGTTCCGGCGAGCGGCAGGCGCAACAGCATGCGATCGCGCCAGCGACGGCCCGAGGTGGTTCGGGTCCAGCGCCACCACCACACCCAGATGGCCGCAACGAGCGGCGGTCCCACCCACCAGTAGTGATCGACCGCCGCGGTGATTGCCATCAACAGACGGGTCGGCGCCGGCAAGCTGCCGCCGTAGTGGGTGTAGAAGGACAGGAACTTCGGCACGACGAACTTGACGACGAAGGCGCCGACGACGACCATGGCGATGACGACCATGATCGGATAGCGCACGGTTTCCTTGATCTTGCGGCGAGTGATCATCTCCCGCTCAAGGAACGCGGCGGTTTGCTCCAAGACCGTATCGAGCCGACCTGTCGACTCGCCGGTCTGAATCGCGCCGAGATAGACCGAATCGAAGAGGCCGGACGCGGTCGCCATTGCGGCCGAGAGAGTCTGCCCTCCCGCGACCTGATCACCGATCTGCCGGAGGGCCGTTGCCACACGGAGGTTTGCCGTCTGTCGCGCGATCAAATCGAGCACGGTGAGAATGGGAATCCCGGACTTCAGCAGGGAGGCGAGCTTCTGGGTGAACAGGATCTTGTCCTCCAGGCGCCAATGGACGTCACGCCAGGCCCGGGGCCGCAAATCGGAGAGACTCCGCTTGGGGGCCACTCGCAGCGGAATCAGGCCCTGACGGTCCAGTTGCGTCCCGGCGTCACCGAGACCCTCGGCGGTGATCCGACCCCGGAAGGTGCGGCCACTACGGTCGGCGGCAGTGTAGGTGAATTCAGGCATGGAATGTGCTTAGAACTTCTAACATAAAGAGAACTGTGATCTATCCCGTTGATAGACAAGGAAGTGTGATACGATGTCCGACATGTCCGAATCCCTCACCCCGACCATATACCGGAGGGAGAGGGAGGAACTTAACCTCTCCCTCTGGGAGAGGTCGATCCGGCCGGTGGCCGGATCGAGTGAGGGTGCTCGTCGTTCATTCATTTTGTTAGAGGCACTTGGATCGGTCAGGAAGTTCGTTCAGATCCCTCCCCGAACGGCTCCGGTCATGACGACGGCGACGTCGCCCTATGCGATCGCCTCCC of Candidatus Zixiibacteriota bacterium contains these proteins:
- a CDS encoding type II secretion system F family protein gives rise to the protein MPEFTYTAADRSGRTFRGRITAEGLGDAGTQLDRQGLIPLRVAPKRSLSDLRPRAWRDVHWRLEDKILFTQKLASLLKSGIPILTVLDLIARQTANLRVATALRQIGDQVAGGQTLSAAMATASGLFDSVYLGAIQTGESTGRLDTVLEQTAAFLEREMITRRKIKETVRYPIMVVIAMVVVGAFVVKFVVPKFLSFYTHYGGSLPAPTRLLMAITAAVDHYWWVGPPLVAAIWVWWWRWTRTTSGRRWRDRMLLRLPLAGTLFLKVAVSRFARLFGVLYSAGVPVTTALDTVAAGIGNEIAADDVVAMRQRLTVGEPAAAAAPDAVMPSLVYQMIGIGFESGEIERMMAEVARHYEQEIDYDVRRLTDRVQPILIFVLAGGVLLLALAVVLPMWNLYTLFRQ